gagaagaaaaaaatacaagaagaaGCTTACAGTCACAAACAACACCAGCATCTTCACCATGACCACAGTTCTGGACACCAAAACCTCGGTGTGTACAGTCTGCGATAGATGATTCATctccaacacagctgacatCATCCAACCAGATGGGTCCGCTTCCTGGACCAAAAGCTGCACTTTGAAGAGCTGCTCGAGCCCTTCCACAGCCCAGCTGTCTGCACACCACTTTGGCATCATTCAGGTCCCACAAATCATCACACACTGTGCCCCACTGTTCATCATGGAGGATTTCTACCCTGCCAGAGCAGCTGTCTTCAGAGTTGACCAGCCTCACTGGTGAAACAGCTAACAAgcaaatgcaaataaaacatgtggcacaataagtaaaagaaaaacacagatcAGAGATAGACCACTGAGAAAATTTCAAAAGCATCTGTGAAAAAATGCATACAACGGTTAATTTCATGTACTTAGAAAATATACTATAAGACAAAAATATTTAGTGAAAGTGAGGTGTGACACAGAGAAGTTGCCGAGCAGGCAAACTAAAAGGTCTTTGGGTATTTAACTGTTGAACGTTGATTACCCACAGAGAAAAAcgttttgtgttctttttcaaCTTACCCAATTACCGGTAAGTTTAGTTAATCGTTGTGTAAAATCCAGTCTGATATCATTACCAGATCATGATACCATTTTATTAGCAGAAGAATCATTCCAAATTCCTACTTTTTACTAATAACCCTTTTCCATAAGTGCTAATGTGTTCCATGCAGTTCCACCATAAAAAGACTGGTGccaaaaagtgaaaaatgcCGGACCACAAACCCAGGATCCCATAGTTCGTGACAACTGGGTTGTGACGAGTGTTGAGCCAGATTGGAAGAATGGATcgggaaaaaaaaattcacttgCATTAAAGGCTAATAGGGTAAAGCTAATGTGTTAGATAATAAAAAGTCATCTAATATACCTGAAGTGCTTCCTGCAAAAACTTCCAAAATCAGGAGCAATAGAAACCCCCCAGGAACTTCCATTATGGTACAACCGCAACACAAATTTgctgaaaaagacaaaagaaatgtttgggTACGTATTTACAAATGTAACATAATTTCACAATATCAAAGACCAATTTTGAAATGATGAATCTGAAGGAAAACTCGCGCACTGCTTGCCTTGTCTTTGAGCTTACTTTGGAGAAACTTTGCGAGGCTCCAGCAGTTCATCAAAAAGGTTCGAGTAAATATTCCCAGTGAGAGTGAATGTGAGAATTTATAGGCTTGCATCGTTATTCAAAGCAAATATAAATAGGTCATTGACAGTTATTTATTAAACCATGCCGTGGTAAACGTAATAATTCCGAAGAATGTAATTCAAACAGCAATGCTAGCAATTCAGTCATTTAACAAATTTTATTGTACTATAATCTTTTTGTGTTCCATGCCATCTGCCCTCTCACGCAACCAAGCTTGCATGAACACATATctcaagtttttatttttatggagAGAAACCAGCCTTGGTTTTTATCTGAACAATTAACCTGAATTGAACATTAGAGATAATATGATGATATGAGAACACATTTAAAGTCCAGATGTTTAGAAAAGGGGAGCCCATGCCTTTGTCTTGCTATGTTTTTCCTTCAGGGTCTGTAACAACATGCCTCAGAACTTTGTGTCAAGTGTAGCTTTGGTTCAACAGAATAGGGCTGGACATTTAGTCCAGAAGTGCATGTTTATcacaagtaaaaaaataaattaataaaaataaaaaacaataacaagaaGGGTTGTGTATTACATGTCAGTTTGTTGTATCCTCAGTTGTTCCGTCAGGATTCTGTAGGAACGATAGTTTCATGTTTCCAGAATGGCCAACCTTCTAACCCTCGCTACTTGGCACTGCTAAATTTTTAATAATGCAGCACTGGAGatgataaaaaattaaaataaaatcttcTTAACATATCACCTATGTATTTTGGTTTATcaaattaaaatatgttttattgtttaacaGAAGAATGCTTAGTGGAAACTAATGTATTAGATGATAACATGAGTTTAAATACTCGGGATGAATCATCCCAAACAATAAGCAGTACACAAGAGAGGTGATGAAGAAAGTGCAAGcggggtggagtgggtggagatgagtgtcaaGGCTGATTTGTGATAGAAGGATAATATCAAGATTATTACACCAATAAGAGATCATATAATCAAAACTAAAGCATACACGACAAAACACGATGGCCGTGAGACCCTGGATGTTTATTGattttttattgatttgatTCCACGTGATCTGCTTTTAtgattgcatttttattgcaGCCTCTGGTTTTAAGGTTCCCCTGAGGTTCaatcactttctttctttccttgtcCAGAGTAATTTTGGTCAAACCCACATAGTGTCATACATCacttcagtcttatttttacAGTCATTATAGAGCCCAAGATTTTTTACAAAATATTTCAataaatatcttttgaattgaacataaaaacagacaaagtgaTGTTACTGTAATTGATCTTCCTTACAATAATTTACCTATAATAAAAACCTCACTTTTGTAGCTCATCAAGAGATGATTTAGCTTTGAAAAAGATTTCACATTATCTCTGCTTGCATACAATATCAAACTTCTTTAGACATTTGTCTGATGCATTCATAAGGAGCAGGTCCCAGCTTTACATCCAGTAAAAGTaataagcaaaaaaataaatggagaAATGAACTCACTGCAAGTTAATTGCAGAAATGTGAGTGATTGGATGAATGatcaaataaatgtttgtttcttatCATTGTTTAGCACGTGGATGCTTAGTGGAAAACTTGTCTAACTTCTTGTTTATCctcatattttattattaatatgaaAATAAGTAACCTCTGTAACCAGTTTAGGTCAAGCTGTTACACTGATAAGACATCGTATGACCTAAATCAAAAGTAAAGTACACGTGATAAGACACGGTGAAAAACAGATGTTTTTCCCATGTGCTTTTGCCTTCCTGATTGTTTTATTGCAGCCTTTTTGAACTACAGGAAACGATCAGATATGAAGAGCAGGCTGAACTTAGTCTCCCTGTCTTACAAACTGAACTTCATTATCCCTTCAGTATTTCCTATTTTATTGTATGTCTGTCACACTTTTATgtttcatcaaacaaatttaaatattagacaaagtaaacacaaaatgcagtttctagatggtgtttattattaaggggggaaaaaatacaaACCTACATGGCccggtgtgaaaaagtgattggttcctaaacctaataactggttgggccaccttgacagcaacaactgcaaccaagcatttgcaataactggcaatgagtcttttactgtggaggaattttggcccactaatctttgcagaattgttttaattcagctacATCGGACGGTTTTCGAGCATGAACCGCCTTTTTAAGGTCGTGACACAACACTTCAATCggattcaggtcaggactttgactaggcctctcaaaagtcttcattttgttttgttttttctagtcTACTCTACTCTGTCAGGCAGGTcatatttaagtgatttcttgactGAGAACAGGTGTGGCACTAATCAGACATGGGTGTGGCTTTTACACACTGCTTTTGcattttggtttagtttttgtCAAAATGataacaacacagtgtaatatgTCGTGTTGCTTTTTCATCCGAGGTTTTATTTCAATTAGTTTAAAATCTGGTAAAGACGAGATGATTTTTTTAACTTGTGTCCTGATGTGTAAAACTAGAAGAGAAAGATAgtgtactttattttttttacgaCTGCATTCTGGGGAGAATTATGAACTGACTGTGAAAAGGTGTGGCAGCAAACGAGAAGGAAAACTAGcagaaataaaactaatagaAATGGAAAAGAACCCGGACACAGCTTTTCAGTTGCAGCACCGTTGCATGGTCATCCCAAGGATCATGCCCATGACAAGTGACGATAACTTATGATcattaaataaaagaataaatgttCAGAACTATAAAAAATTCTGcatgtacacagacacacaaataacTTGTAATCATTTATTCAGTAAAAATCTTTGTATAAATGTGATGATTTGGgttaaaaatataattcactcatcttcaacatttttttaaccactCATCAACTACAGATcctgtcccagctgtcattAGCTGGGAGGCTATGTGCACCAGGTCTCTCACAAGACtggaataatttatttataataagaaaagttttaaaagtttttccttcttccCACCTAGAAGCATTTCTTTGTCAACATAAAATAAGAGGCTAATGCCTTACAGTACATtttacacataaataaatacaacgATAGATGGCACTTGTGTTAGCCTGACTTTGCTCAGTTCATTAATCAGTAACTTCTTGTTTTTAAGGACATATTTGGTCCCACTCTGGACTTTCAACCTTAAAACACCACACAGGCATCTATTAGCAAAATTATACCACATACATCCACTATTACTTACACAGTCCAGATATTAATAGATTATATTATTTACAATTACACACATTATATTAAACTTGTGCTCCAAAGTTTTTGTGCAGTGGACAGTGTAAACTTAACAGATTCACTATTTCCAAAGTGAAGTTAAGTAGATTCAAGGGGGACTTTACTTGGTCAGTGGCGGTCGCTGCAAACTGCAAAGAAAATTACTCGCTGGAGGTAGTTTATAGATTTTTTGAGGTCTTAAGAGCCTTATAATTCCAGATTAGAGGCATCTCTCCTCTCCAGGCTGTAACTGGATAGTTTTTGTGTTAGTCATCAAGAAGGTTCCTCGACTCCATCTGCAGTGCCTCGTCCATGCTGTGATTGTGCCTGAGGCCCTCCAGATCAGCTGCCAGGAGAACCTTCAGAATAGAGGGCTGAAGGAGAAAGGAAGATGCAGGCAGGGGAAAGCAAGAGACGATGAACTCAATCAGTAAGGATTAAAGGTTTTTAAGGACTGAAGCGTGTACCTGCAATCCGGCAAAGATCAGATGCACTTCTCTGAGTTTGAACTGCCTCAGCAGGTCCCTGAGCTCACTGATCACTGTGTAATCGATGACGCTGACGTGAGAGCAGTCCAGCACCACAGACCGCGGCGGAGACACTGGGGAAAGACGAGCAGGTTAACAGCAGGAAACATTGAAATGTGCCCACACAGACTATCAAGCATTTCATTACCCTGCAGAGCCCGAGTGTGTATGATGTGGCTGAGATACTCGGTGGCAGGAAAAGTGAGGCCACTGCTCAACTCCATCACCAACACGCCGTGATCAGTCACCTGCAACACAGAAACGCAATATTACAGAATTAGACTTGTTTGATAACACAGATTTTAAATGTGTCCTTGTCAAAGTTAtgaaaaatgtttagttttagttttttactagttttatttttagctaATTCATTATCAAGTATTGGCAGGGCAAGATTTAAGAAGTTCATAGAACGTCTCAAAGTTCTGTTAACATTCCAGTTCAATAAACTCATGCACCAAAGCCTCCTCAATTTCTTTGTTGACTAATTTCAACAAAGTGAAAAAGAGTTTCAAAATGAAGGCGATtattattaaggggaaaaaaatccaaaccccCTAAAtctaataactggttgggccacccttagcagcaacaactgcagtCAAGTATTTGCAATAACTCTCAATGAGTATTTTACagcgctgtggaggaattttggcccactcatccTTGCAGAGTTGTTGTAATTTAGCTACATTGGAGGGTTTTCAGGCATGAGCCACTTTTTTAAGGTCACACCACAGCATCCCAATCAgattcaggtcaggactttgactaggcTTCTCCaaagtctttattttgtttttcttaagcctCTCAGAGGTGGACTCGCTGGTGTAttttgtcctgctgcagaacccaAGTGCGCTTCAGCGGAGGTCATGAACAGACGGTCGGACattctgcattttgtatttacacttCTTCCCACCACTAACTGGCTCTAAGATAAACTGAAATGGTGAATACCCCACTACGAAACAACACACTGTCTCCTGCATCTGGGTTCTAGTTTGGTCCTGATATAAGATGCAGTCTGGGAGAGTTTAGCTGCTGGAAGCTGGGCCAGTCATCACACACTGGTGTGACAGGAAGAAGCAGCAAAACATCACCATTTAACTCTATGATGACTTTTCTCTGGGTGGCTAAAGACAGATCCAGCTTTGATTCACGAGCCTACAAAAGCAAATGTTTAACCCAGGCAAatactaacaaaaaaaaaaaaaaagaatcttatGTGCCgcttttaagacattttcatgGTCAAATCATCCTTAATCATTATCCTCTTCATCAAGATCATATCTTCTTCTCATTTTAACACcaagttttctttcttcatctctccctcccctctttctcttttcatgtattttttttacattttttgtactTTACGGATTAGTATTTTATGACTTTTAAGACCATTTTATAACTTAGTATTTGTGACCttcttaattgttttttttctcctgttttagagatggcacgataccacttttttatgtccaataccgataccgatatcataaatttggatatctgccgataccgatatgaatccgatatagtgtgttttttaatcaataaaactgtttttttaatatcttgctgctttttgtataagttcatactcaagttaaaaaaaacaacaacactaaagctattctgttatatctatatgtaaaaaatacactgcacccaaaatatttcatagttcagcaacactgatcaatctaataaacttaaacctgctccatcctccctattctggtattttaaagagtacttagcagaaatattaagcaacctaactaatagggttctaaaactcccagcaaaaaaccccaaaaaacacccaccctccacctcgtgatgcttaatcgacgtaatcaactttaatttgatgcagtgtgaaaaaaaaatgcacagaaatcaattatttttcaagaataattaaatagattcaacatctttcttcaacagaattgcagactgcacagatcgtaccttcccaaaggaaaaagtagtatagcttactagggtatattagacttaacagttactatatacagtaatggacttctatacattttacatcagattaaaactttgggtgtaagagtccgataattatttattaaaagctagacattttaaatgagaataagaaagaaaagtatgtctttgtgcccccttttccctgttcatgccctatcggcccccctggctaaactttgctagatccgcccctgcacagttaccagccgtcagctacgtagaaaaggatcctggtgtagaaagtaatattaaataaattccaacaacagcttatcaagctttaACGTGCTGATGAGCATAAGTttagccgctggtttcctctttctggcgcgaagtgggcaataaacaaagaagagagacggacttgcgacagaaaagccgatcagctgatcattgatcagtttcatgattgaagtagctacaggagagggagggggagagagagaggcagtcgctccatatatcggttgttaagcttaacgcgggaatgctttacaaacattcagagatgaacttacacacttgctttacttctctctgggatcacttcctcggagatgctagcgaggctacaaatacacacagccgctctatcacgtgatgcatactgctccgaagtgctacggttatgagccgagttacgccatgttgcaagttttttgaggtgcttttttgatatttaatggatcggattacattttttattttcctccgatatccgatccagtaatttacgtcagtatcagactgataccgatacgtaatatcggatcggtccatctctatccTGTTTTATGCCTGTGAACCCCTTTAACCCTTTACCCGTGACATTGACTCAAACAAACTCACTTCACATGACTAGTTTCATACACTCCTtgcacacagacataaaaaGATAACGCACCTCTATGTGGGGTCTGGCCATGCTGTAGAGCAGCAGGGCTCCAGACACAGCTATACCTCCTACGATGCCGTACTGCACCTCCCAGAAACTCATCAGGAACGTCACAAAAAAGGGGAGAAGGTCCAGCTCTATGGGGGATAAATCATCATCATTAACGTTTAAGTACCATTTACATCCTCCATCGATACTAGACGTTACACACATTATATATTATGTTCATGCCTAAAAATGGGGGACTGAGACGGTGACTGAGTCTGGCTCCAGACTCCACAATTCTCCCTCCCATATAAAGTCATTTACAACAGTTGACAAATTGAATTCAGTTCAATCCATTTTTTCACTATTTCACATCTTTTCTATATATTTTGGCTACTCTGTATAGTCGAATACAAAGAACTTTGGGTaaactctgtttttaatttaaatatcttACATAAAAGTGACTTGACTAATTAAAATAGCAAGATGACACTCACTTCGTATCCTCCACATCTTAGCCACCACACGGTAGTCCACCATGGGAGCCACCGCACAGATGATGACAGCAGCTAGAGAAGCTTTGGGGATGTAATAAAAGGCCGGCATGAGGAAGGCCAAGGAGAGCAACACTATTACACCTGCAAGAATAAGGAGAAAGAAAAtcatgaaacatttaaaaacagtataaacaacataaaatatGATATTTATTTGCAccaaaatagcaaaaaaaatatgtgattgttattttggttttgacTTCAAGgtgcatttttattattttttaataagaaGGATGCTATGATAGACTGAAAGATAAACTTTTGAATTCTTGTACAAACATTGTTCTTGCAGTGTCTCCAACCTGCATGATAAGCCTTTGAATTTCACCaataaggaaaaaagaaactaaagaaATGTGAGGTGAGGATAATTTGCTGTATGACAACATAAATGGCCACAAGGGGGCAGAAGAGGAAAACGTAAAAGCTGAAAGTGTCACAACTTACTGGTGACAACCCCTCCAGCTGGAGTGCAAACTCCAGTCTGGGAGTTCACAGCTGTCCTGGATGTGAAAGAAAATATGTCAGTATAAACATAACTGTTATTATAACTATGAaaataacacacagacacacaaacctcCCAAAGCTGCCTGTGACAGGGTAGGCTGACACAAAGGAGCCCATGATGTTGGTCACTCCGATTGCCAGCAGCTCCTGGTTGGCATCGATCCTGTAGTCGTTCTGACTGGCTGAGGAGAAACATTAAGTTAAAATCAGCCACTAGtgtgatgaaaaaaaacattctttaGCTTTAGTTATCTAATAACTATCTAATGAGTAGAAAAATGCTTTTGAAACATGTtacgtttttaaaaatgtataaagtaTTGATCTTTATTAATTTTATCTTCATGATGAAGCCTTAAATTGACAGCCATGTTGCACTTACAAGCTAAATACATGATAAATATTATCATTGCTATTGGAGTTTTATATGTTTACAGTGTTAGTTTAACATGTTAAATGATGGGACTGTCAGCTATTAGTTTTGGAAATACTAATGTTTATTAATCTGGTAAGAAGTGTGAATATCTGAGTCATATTTTATGTCTATCATTTAATTCTGTTTGAAGAATCTCATTGAAAAAGTGGAAACGTCATGGAATTACCACCATCATTATGATTATCCTCTGAAACCAATAACAGGAAATCATTCATATGACTAACATTACTTACCAAATGCTTTCGCAATAGCAATGCTCTCCAACAGGCCCATGAAGGGGATCACCGCTAGCCCTCCTCCAAAGTCctttaaaacacacagagaggaaGACGAGACAGTCAGCTGCTCTTTCTGAGAGCAGAGGGATTCTGGAAGTGAAACTTTCAGCTCAATCATTTATCGAAAAGATCCAGTGTCTTCATCGGGTTACTGGCTGTTTCCTCCTTACCTCCACAATCTCTCCAAAGGAAACGACGGTGCCGTTGGCTGTAGTGTCAGAGGTGGGTGGAGGCCTGAATGGTGGCAGTCCGCGGGTAGTTTTTCCAGTGATTGTGAAAACGTGATTACCATACGTCTCCCAGGAAAATGCTATGAGGGATGCAGCGATGACCACTGCAGCGTTACGCACTGATTATAtaaagaaatacaataaaaatgtaatgtacAGAATACTGTTATTTTTGTAAAAGAGAGACACGTTTACTCAAACACAAAGGTACTCACTGGTAGCTACAGCCCACACTACTTTCCTGGCATACATGGAGCAGGTGGAGTCACTGTCAGAGGTTAGACTCGACTTCATGAACATCAACGTGACCAGCAGAGCGAGACAAATCAGACCAAGAACCACATCACCGATCCTGGCCTCAGGGATCTTGTGGAAGGTGTAGTAAACCTCCAGGAAAAACTGCTGAGGGACACCCTGGATTCCCAGAATAttctagaaaaaaagaaagagtggGTAAAACCACTGACTTTATGAATGGAAAAGGAGCGGGCAAGAGCAGTTCTCTCTTTGGAGTTTACACACTCAGTCAAGTTTAGGTTATACTCAAAATACAATTTTGAGTATAACctaaacatttattgttaatCAGTTCACCAACAAGCAATGAATGATGCAAATCCACCAGTAAAAGCTCAACACAGATTATAGTGCTCATTGGCCACATCTTTGACCTGTCTGCATGAGGTCAATGGGAGATTGATAGGGTGTCTTAgtgtttgtgtgattttgtgggaaaccacaacacaacttttttccttattttgaAGGCAACTAtcaattttattgtattttatgta
This sequence is a window from Oreochromis niloticus isolate F11D_XX linkage group LG6, O_niloticus_UMD_NMBU, whole genome shotgun sequence. Protein-coding genes within it:
- the slc26a11 gene encoding sodium-independent sulfate anion transporter isoform X1 gives rise to the protein MERRLMRRQSARRCCSYNTLKAWLPILSWLPKYNLKWLKMDVLAGLTVGLTTVPQALAYAEVAGLPVQFGLYSAFMGGFIYTFLGTSKDVTLGPTAIMSLLCSSVVGGEPHRAVLLSLLCGLIQAVMALLRLGFLLDFISFPVIKGFTCAAAVTIGFGQVKNILGIQGVPQQFFLEVYYTFHKIPEARIGDVVLGLICLALLVTLMFMKSSLTSDSDSTCSMYARKVVWAVATMRNAAVVIAASLIAFSWETYGNHVFTITGKTTRGLPPFRPPPTSDTTANGTVVSFGEIVEDFGGGLAVIPFMGLLESIAIAKAFASQNDYRIDANQELLAIGVTNIMGSFVSAYPVTGSFGRTAVNSQTGVCTPAGGVVTSVIVLLSLAFLMPAFYYIPKASLAAVIICAVAPMVDYRVVAKMWRIRKLDLLPFFVTFLMSFWEVQYGIVGGIAVSGALLLYSMARPHIEVTDHGVLVMELSSGLTFPATEYLSHIIHTRALQVSPPRSVVLDCSHVSVIDYTVISELRDLLRQFKLREVHLIFAGLQPSILKVLLAADLEGLRHNHSMDEALQMESRNLLDD
- the slc26a11 gene encoding sodium-independent sulfate anion transporter isoform X3, with the protein product MERRLMRRQSARRCCSYNTLKAWLPILSWLPKYNLKWLKMDVLAGLTVGLTTVPQALAYAEVAGLPVQFGLYSAFMGGFIYTFLGTSKDVTLGPTAIMSLLCSSVVGGEPHRAVLLSLLCGLIQAVMALLRLGFLLDFISFPVIKGFTCAAAVTIGFGQVKNILGIQGVPQQFFLEVYYTFHKIPEARIGDVVLGLICLALLVTLMFMKSSLTSDSDSTCSMYARKVVWAVATTFSWETYGNHVFTITGKTTRGLPPFRPPPTSDTTANGTVVSFGEIVEDFGGGLAVIPFMGLLESIAIAKAFASQNDYRIDANQELLAIGVTNIMGSFVSAYPVTGSFGRTAVNSQTGVCTPAGGVVTSVIVLLSLAFLMPAFYYIPKASLAAVIICAVAPMVDYRVVAKMWRIRKLDLLPFFVTFLMSFWEVQYGIVGGIAVSGALLLYSMARPHIEVTDHGVLVMELSSGLTFPATEYLSHIIHTRALQVSPPRSVVLDCSHVSVIDYTVISELRDLLRQFKLREVHLIFAGLQPSILKVLLAADLEGLRHNHSMDEALQMESRNLLDD
- the slc26a11 gene encoding sodium-independent sulfate anion transporter isoform X2; this encodes MERRLMRRQSARRCCSYNTLKAWLPILSWLPKYNLKWLKMDVLAGLTVGLTTVPQALAYAEVAGLPVQFGLYSAFMGGFIYTFLGTSKDVTLGPTAIMSLLCSSVVGGEPHRAVLLSLLCGLIQAVMALLRLGFLLDFISFPVIKGFTCAAAVTIGFGQVKNILGIQGVPQQFFLEVYYTFHKIPEARIGDVVLGLICLALLVTLMFMKSSLTSDSDSTCSMYARKVVWAVATMVIAASLIAFSWETYGNHVFTITGKTTRGLPPFRPPPTSDTTANGTVVSFGEIVEDFGGGLAVIPFMGLLESIAIAKAFASQNDYRIDANQELLAIGVTNIMGSFVSAYPVTGSFGRTAVNSQTGVCTPAGGVVTSVIVLLSLAFLMPAFYYIPKASLAAVIICAVAPMVDYRVVAKMWRIRKLDLLPFFVTFLMSFWEVQYGIVGGIAVSGALLLYSMARPHIEVTDHGVLVMELSSGLTFPATEYLSHIIHTRALQVSPPRSVVLDCSHVSVIDYTVISELRDLLRQFKLREVHLIFAGLQPSILKVLLAADLEGLRHNHSMDEALQMESRNLLDD